In Ciconia boyciana chromosome 16, ASM3463844v1, whole genome shotgun sequence, one genomic interval encodes:
- the TMEM223 gene encoding transmembrane protein 223 — protein sequence MAAAAKRARAAAGLVLEAAAVERDVVLFRHDRSRFFRLAGWFCAGQGLFWAYLAHFAFTALRPAPGPGPDDPLRPRDHKWRWGFTASCLTLGSLVVAAGCLLPLRAVRRVTLLRGGAAVTIATHGPLGLGAGRSLTVPLRHVSCRAHRSEVPADLPLKVKGHPFFFLLDKRGQLCHPRLFDVTVGAYRKL from the exons aTGGCGGCAGCGGCGAagcgggcgcgggcggcggcggggctggtgctggaggcggcggcggtggAGCGGGACGTGGTGCTGTTCCGACACGACCGGAGCCGGTTCTTCCGCCTGGCGGGGTGGTTCTGCGCGGGACAAGGCCTCTTCTGGGCCTACCTGGCTCATTTCGCCTTCACGGCGCTGCGGCCCgcgcccgggcccgggcccgaCGACCCGCTCCGACCCCGCGATCACAAATGGCGCTGGGGCTTCACCGCCTCCTGCCTCACCCTCG GCTCGCTGGTGGTGGCCGCCGGTTGCCTGCTGCCGCTCCGCGCCGTGCGGCGGGTGACGCtgctgcgggggggggcggcggtgACGATCGCCACCCACGGgccgctggggctgggggcggggcgCTCCCTCACCGTCCCCTTGCGTCACGTGTCCTGCCGCGCCCACCGCTCCGAGGTACCGGCTGACCTCCCCCTCAAGGTCAAAGGTCACCCGTTCTTCTTCCTGCTGGACAAGCGGGGGCAGCTCTGTCACCCCCGCCTCTTCGACGTCACCGTCGGCGCCTACCGCAAGCTCTAG
- the HNRNPUL2 gene encoding heterogeneous nuclear ribonucleoprotein U-like protein 2: MDVKRLKVTELRAELGRRGLDSRGLKVELAQRLQEALDAEMLAAGPEEGGPAGPGACPGEAGPAGGPTAHHHGGGGDEEEEEEEEEEEEEEEEEEEEDEEALLADEEEAAAATAGVTAAAAAAAAPDEEEAAQPGPPEEEEEEEEAAEEAAAEEQQQQPPPQQQQPPPQEQPVAEPEPEPEPEGPEGGSGGVNGAERPQEEGPSGDEAVAAEAKEEGAQAADEDDKSKPAGSDGERRGVKRQRDEKDEHGRAYYEFREEAYNSRSKSPPPPEEEPREGEDDETVVILDTYTSDLHFKASKDRYGGQPLFFEKFPSLWSGARSTHGVTKGKICFEAKVTQYLPVKEGSTEVPLFRVGWSVDFSHSQLGEDEFSYGYDGRGLKVENGQFEEFGQTFGENDVIGCFANFEGEELVELSFSKNGEEVGTAFQIGKESLADRALLPHVLCKNCVVELNFGQKEEPFFPAPEGYVFIHAVPVEDRVRTPLPPKTTEECEVLLMVGLPGSGKTQWAQKHTQENREKRYNILGTETVLHQMRTKGPEVEELDAKSRDLLIQQAAQCLSKLVQIAPRAKRNFILDQCNVYNSGQRRKLLAFKGFSRKVVVIVPNEEDWKKRLELRKEAEGEDVPESVMLEMKANYSLPEKNDYLDEVIYGELTKEEAQPLVTKYKEEARKLLPPSEKRANRRNNRNKRNRQNRNRGQGYVGGQRRGYDNRVYGQQQYWGQPGNRGGYRNFYDRYRGDYDRFYGRDYDYNRYRDYYRQYNREWQNYYQDRDRYYRNYYGYQGYR, from the exons ATGGACGTGAAGCGGCTGAAGGTGACCGAGCTACGGGCCGAGCTGGGCCGCCGCGGCCTGGATTCCCGCGGCCTGAAGGTGGAGCTGGCGCAGCGGCTGCAGGAGGCCCTGGACGCCGAGATGTTGGCGGCTGGGCCCGAGGAAGGAGGCCCCGCCGGGCCTGGGGCCTGTCCCGGGGAAGCGGGTCCGGCCGGTGGCCCCACCGCGCATCACCACGGCGGTGGAGgcgatgaggaggaggaagaggaggaggaggaggaggaagaggaggaggaggaggaggaggaagaagacgAGGAAGCGCTGCTGGCCGATGAGGAGGAGGCGGCCGCCGCCACGGCGGGAGTaacagcggcggcggcggcggcggcggcccccgaCGAGGAGGAggcggcccagcccggccccccggaggaagaggaggaggaggaggaggcggcggaggaGGCCGCGgcggaggagcagcagcagcagccgccgccgcagcagcagcagccgccgccgcaggAGCAGCCGGTGGCGGAACCGGAGCCGGAGCCCGAGCCCGAAGGCCCCgagggcggcagcggcggcgtgAACGGAGCCGAGAGGCCGCAGGAGGAAGGGCCCAGCGGGGACGAGGCCGTCGCCGCCGAGGCCAAGGAGGAAGGCGCCCAGGCCG CGGACGAGGATGACAAATCCAAACCAGCCGGCTCCGACGGAGAGCGAAGAGGCGTCAAGAGACAACGCGACGAAAAAGACGAGCACGGCCGGGCTTACTACGAGTTCCGCGAGGAGGCTTACAACAGCCG ATCCAagtcgccgccgccgccggaaGAAGAACCGAGAGAAGGGGAAGACGACGAAACCGTCGTCATCCTGGACACCT atACTTCTGATCTCCACTTCAAAGCCAGCAAAGACCGTTACGGGGGCCAACCTCTCTTCTTCGAGAAGTTCCCTTCCCTCTGGTCTGGAGCCCGGAGCACTCACGGAGTCACCAAGGGGAAAATCTGCTTCGAGGCGAAG GTGACGCAGTATCTGCCGGTGAAGGAGGGCAGTACGGAGGTTCCCCTCTTCCGCGTGGGGTGGTCTGTGGATTTCTCTCACTCGCAACTAG GGGAGGACGAGTTCTCTTACGGCTACGACGGCCGAGGGCTGAAGGTGGAAAACGGGCAATTCGAGGAGTTTGGCCAAACTTTTGGGGAGAACGATGTCATCGGCTGCTTTGCG AACTTCGAGGGCGAGGAGCTGGTGGAGCTTTCCTTCTCCAAGAacggggaggaggtggggacgGCTTTTCAGATCGGCAAAGAATCCCTCGCCGACagagccctcctgccccacgtCCTCTGCAAAAACTGCGTGGTGGAGCTCAACTTCGGCCAGAAGGAAGAACCCTTCTTCCCCGCCCCCGAGGGTTACGTCTTCATTCACGCCGTCCCCGTGGAGGACCGAGTCCgcaccccgctcccccccaaaaccacagagGAGTGCGAG GTGCTGTTGATGGTCGGGCTGCCGGGCTCGGGGAAGACCCAGTGGGCACAAAAACACACCCAGGAGAACCGGGAGAAGCGATACAACATCTTGGGAACAGAGACCGTCCTGCACCAAATGAGG ACGAAGGGCCCGGAGGTCGAAGAGCTGGACGCCAAGAGCAGAGACCTGTTAATCCAGCAAGCTGCTCAGTGCCTTAGCAAGCTGGTTCAGATCGCTCCCAGAGCCAAAAGAAACTTCATTCTTGACCAG tgCAACGTCTACAACTCGGGGCAGCGACGGAAGCTCCTCGCCTTCAAGGGTTTCTCCCGTAAGGTGGTCGTGATCGTTCCCAACGAGGAAGACTGGAAGAAGAGGCTGGAGCTGAGGAAGGAGGCGGAAGGGGAGGACGTCCCCGAGTCGGTGATGCTGGAAATGAAAG CTAATTACTCTCTGCCGGAGAAGAACGATTACCTAGATGAGGTCATCTACGGAGAGCTGACGAAGGAGGAGGCTCAACCCCTGGTCACCAAATACAAGGAAGAGGCCAGAAAACTGCTCCCCCCCTCCGAGAAGCGAGCGAACCGGCGCAACAACCGCAACAAACGCAACCGCCAGAACCGCAACCGCGGCCAGGGATAcg TCGGCGGGCAGCGCCGAGGTTACGACAATCGCGTCTACGGGCAGCAGCAGTACTGGGGACAGCCTGGAAACCGAGGG